AATGTCTATGACCCAAGCCCTTATTTTTGATATGGATGGCACGATTGTGGACAATATGGCAGTTCACATCGAAGTATGGCTATCCCTTTTGGCAAGACACGGGGTTACCCAAACCGCCGAAGATTTTCATCATACGTCATCAGGAAAAACAAATCCTGAAATATTACGGTACTATTTAGGGCCTCATCTGAGTGACACAAGCGTTTCGGCATTGGGGGAAGAAAAAGAATTATTATACCGGACAGTCTATAAAGATCGCTTATCAGCCATAACTGGACTTTATGAAATACTGGGAGAAGCTCGCGGCAAGGGCCTTCGCCTCGCGCTGGCTACGTCTGCACCACCCGTTAATGTCTCTTTTGTGCTGAATGGTTTGCACCTAAAAGACACCTTTGACGCCATTGTTACCGCAGAGGATGTTCTCTTGGGCAAACCAAATCCAGAGGCTTTTCTTACCGCTTCCAAGCGATTAAAATGCGATCCGGTGCATTGTGTTGTGTTTGAAGATGCCCCAGTTGGCATTCAAGCAGCGCAACGGGCTGGTATGCGCTGTGTAGTCGTGGCCACCTCGCCAGTCTCGCCCTCCGATGCAGCAGCGCCACATGTCCTCCAAGTAGTTCAGGATTTTACGATGGTGGACCGTCGTTTATTGGACCTTTAGGTTGTGGTGAAAATATCATCCTGCTTTCAGGTGCTGTAGCCAAGCATGAATACCTTCATGTACCAAAGCAGGATGATGGTGATGTACCTCTGGCAACTCTGCCCGCAACAAATGCCCCCAACCACCAGTCGAAACCACACATAACGGAGCAGACAGTTCCCAAGAAACCCGTCGGATCAGGCCAGCAACAGCATCGGCCAGCATAAATACAACGCCAGCTTGTAAACATTCTTGGGTAGATCGTCCAATCGCCCGATCCGGCCACATGGGTTCCACCTGTGGCAATTGCGCTGTTCCGCGTGCCAATGCCCGCAACATCAGTTCCACGCCTGGTGCAATGGCCCCTCCTAAATAGCACCCATCCGGCGAGACCACTTCGTAATTCACCGCTGTTCCGGCATCAATTATGAGCAGGCCTGTCCCCACAGATCCGTATCGCATCCAACCTCCAATTGCTCCTGCCAACCGATCAGCACCCAATGTACGGGGCGTATGGTATGCCATTTGTAATGGTGAGGGCAAGTCAGTTGTCAGATGTAGGGCTTCTTTCCCTGTCCACTTTTTTATTGCCGATTGGAGGGCTGTATCTACTGCTGGGACCACACTCACATAGGCCACATCCAGATGTTCCAGCACGTCGGGTATTAATGGGGCGTGTTTCTGAAACACTTCTGCTTTAATACGTTTGAGATCGGTAGGCAACCGAAAAAGTTCTTCAAACGTATTAGGCCCAAATAAAGCGACTTTCACAGCCGTATTTCCAACATCAAGGGTGAGTAAATTTTCTGACATGCCTTACCTCTTTTTTTCAGTACACCAAGGAGATGCGCGACCTTAACGGGGCATAGACCTTTTGTACAAAATAGGCATCTTACCTCATCGAACAGGATAAGATTCCGAAAAGATGCAGCGGCGATCCCGCCATATGGACGGTCTCACCATATGTAGGCATATTTCAAACCCCAGCAGACCAGAACGTGAAATTATTTTTTGACCTCATGTAACAAAATGGCGTGCTCCTTCGTTACGCATTAATCTGATTTCCTTTCACAAAACCTTAACCGGAGAGCCGTTATGGATGCACGCAAACGACTCCTGATTCTGGCGCTGGGCTTTGGCCTGATGGGTATTGGCGCCTACCAAATCAACCAACAAAAGTCCAAACATTGTCAGGAAAAACGGCGACACTGCCCACGAAGCATTGGTTTTCACTCGGTACATTATTCCACATCAGGTAACACAGATTTCCCTGAATCGGCCTATCAAGCCATGTTTTCCCGTACTTTTGATGTACAGGATGGCCAAAAACTTCAGGTGGATATTCCCATCGGCGACGTCCGAATCGAAACCACCGAACGAAACAAGGCCCATATAGAATTTAAAATGGCATCCCATAATAGCCAAAAAGCCAAAGTTTTTTTTGATCGGCTGATGTTTAATGCCATTCAAGAGGGTTCGCTGGTGCGGGTATTTTCGCAGAAAGACCGTCACTGGAGTACTTGGGAAGACGATCCCAGTGGCAATGCCAATATTCGGGTTGTTCTCCGGATTCCCAAGTCGTTTCACGTTCATGTCAGAACCGGCATTGGCGACATCTCTACACAAGCCCTGGTTGGTGAAGTGCGGCTAAGCAGTGATGCAGGTGATATTTCTACCGAATCCATCAGTGGGAACACCATCGAAATTCAGACAGAAGCCGGAGACATTTCAACAGGGAATTTGACAGGAAACGTTCGGATAGATACCAATGCTGGAGATATTAACTTGGGTATCGTAAAAGCATTTCACCGCTTAGACATTCACAGCGCGGCTGGAAGCATCGAGGCCGACCAACTTCATGCCAATCAAATTTCCATTCGCTCCGAAGCAGGTGATATTGCCGTGCGTGAGGTAAAAGGGACGACTGAAATCAAAACCCAAGCCGGAAACATTTCTATCCAGCACATGTTTGGTAAATTAGAAGCCATTAGCGAAGCTGGCGATGTGGACGTTCGGCTGCATGAATGTAGCGGTGCTTCATTAGACACCGAAACAGGCGATATCGAAATATCGGTTCCTAAGTCATTCGGTGCAATTTTAGACTTAGAAGGTTCGGAAGTGGATATCTCCTCAGAAATTACGGCCCAGCAAAACGATACTGGAACGATCCAAACAGAACTTAATGGCGGTGGTCCATTAATCGAAGCACGAAGTGGTGTTGGTTCTGTTAGTCTGACGGCCTTTGCCCATTAACCCCATTTGCACCCTTTTAAGGTGTGTACGGCCTCAGGCGGAGCCTTGCGCACTTTTGCCTCCGAAAAGTTCGGGGGCTTTTTTGTAACCCCAAAGAGAAGTTACATGAATGATAGCCACTTTTGTTTCGGGCAAAAAGCCAAAAGGATAATTTATTAAGAAATAAAATATCAAACACCTAATTTGTTTAAAAATATGATCGAAGGAAATTTTTTGAACCACGTCCTTGTGAGTCCTAATCAATTTCATACCTATTAAGGTTTACACAAATAGGACAATGTGTGATTTTTATTTATTTTTTTAAGGTTTTAAATCATTTTAATACTTAATTAATTTAGTTAACATGTAGAGAAGAGGAGGCAAGAAAAATTGGAACTATGGACCATCAGGTGGGTTAAGGCGGCCTTTATTTCCTTAACCCACCTGTTCACATAGCTCTTTCGGTGCCGCCCCCCTTTTAAGCAATGCAGATTTGTTCTTCTCCGTTAGCATACCAAGAAGACCATTTTGGGGCTTGATTGGGAATAAAAAAGGGCCGCCAACGCAGCCCGCTGATGTGGTGTTTCCGGCTCTATTTACCCTGTTGCATCAATTCGAAGTACTTCCGAATGAGGCGCTCATAATCGGGAGCATATCCAGTTTCGATGGCGCGGATAAGGTCACGTCGGATTTGTGTGGCGCGGTCTTGGGGTTTTAGCTGCATCGGCGATGATTGGTTGCGTTCTTTGGCACGTTCACTTTGGCGTTTCTCCTCGCGTCCACGGGTATTAAGGGAACGGGTAGCCTCCAAAAGGCGCGATAAAATCTGGTTTTGCCGATAGGTGGTTTGTCGTGTGATGTTACGGTTTTTGAGTTCCCGGATGGTTTCGTCCATATCGTCAGAAACACGTTTCATATCTCCCAAGACTTTCTGATTAAACTCCGGATTCTGCATCATTTGCTCCAATTGCCGTTTAATGGCTTGTTGCTGTTGTGATATTTGGCTGGCACGTTCTTGTTGGCTTTGGCTCATACGGTCGCCCTGCATTTCATTTAGCAACTGCTGTATTTGTTGATTCAACCGTTGTTGTTGGTTAGACATTTGCTGAAGCATATCCATCATTTGTTGCATAGACATAGATCCGGGGCCAGCCTGAGCTTGCATTTGGCTCAGGAGTTCCGAAAGCAAGAGGGCCAGTTCATTGAGATGGGTCATGGCTGCTTTTTGGTTACCAGAAGCCATCCCCACCTGCCGCTCCGTTGCCATACTCACAGCCAAACTCATCTCACCTTGCGCCCGTGTGGCTTCGGTCTGGATTTTGGCATTCATCTTGGGGATGCGTTTAGACAATGTGAGCAACGTATCGGAAACGATTTTCAGGCCGTCGCGCAGTTCTGATTGTTGTTGAGCAATGCGACGTAGGCGGGGATTATCACCTTGCAAGCGACCAGTGGCATTCCGCAAGGATTCTTGTTCCTGCGAAAGGGTAAGCACATCATCCAAAACACGACGCAGGGCCTCTACATTGAGTTGTACTTGTTGCTGTTGTTGTTGCTCTTGCATCGAACGCATTTGCTGGGCCATTTGCATCAGGCGTTGTTTCATTTGTTGTTGTCCCTGCTTAGCCTGCTGCATTTTTTGGTCCTTCATCTGCTCTTTATTCTGCTCCATTTTATTGGAGAGTTTATCCTGCTGGGCTTCTTTGTTCATTTCTTTCATTTCTTCTTTAGGACCATTTTTCATTTCTTGCATGTCCTTGTTCAGCTCGCCCATTTGCGCCTCCATCTCCTTCATTTCTTGCGCATTCCGTTGTTGTTGTTCGGCCATTTGGTTTAGGTCGGCCTGTTCTTTGGCGTCCAGTTTGCCATCTTTCTGCATTTCATTAATTTTCTCGGAGAGTTGTTCTTGTTTGTCGGCCATTTGTTCTGCTTTATTCGCCAATTCGTCCAATTTGGCATTGGCTTTGAGTTGTTTGTACAATTCTTTAAGCCGTTCGAGCCGTTGGCGCATCTGTTGTTCTGCATTTTTATACTCCTGCATGGCCCGTTCCATCTGTTGCGGATTCATCTGACGCATGGCCTCTTGAAGCCTTCGAAGGGCTTCTTGAAGGGCAGGTGTTTTGATTTCTTCGGCAATACGTTCCAGTTCTCTAAACATCTCCAAGGTCTTTTCATTCACCAGATTTTGCTCCTGCATTTGGTCGTTTAGTTCTTGTATCTGGTCTTTCAGTTCTTGGGCGCGGTTTTCCATCTGCTGCTTATTTTCCATTAATCGTTGCAGGTTGCGCTCATCATTCCATTCGGGGGCCTGTTTTTGCCGAAGTTGTTGCTGGAGTTCGTTGAACATCTGGTTCATGTCCGAGGATTCATGTTGCATATTCCGCATTTGATCCTCAATATTGTCAGATTTTTCTTCCAGTTCCTTGTACTGTTGCGTGAGCGATGGAATTCGGAGGGTAAAAATGGCACTACGGGCCGTTTGGTATCCTGCAACGGCATTATTGTCCCAAACTTGTATGTAGTATTCAAGGACATCCCCTTCCCGCAAATCAAGCCCTGTTGCTTCGGGAACTAACCATTCATAGGCCAATTCCTGATCCAATTCTCGGCCTTTAATACCCAGTCCAATACAGCGGCTTTCCGGCATCGTTTGTCCTTCTATGCGTTCGGCCAATCGCCAGCACAACGAGGCTTTAGAAAACCCATAATCGTCCGTTACCCGTGCCACCACCAATTCCCGCTGAGACTCGCTCATGATTTGATTATCCGAGGGTTCCGTAATCACCACACTAGGCGGCGCATCACGCATCGTAGAAATGGCATACGTAATCGTATTTTCATTGGTAATCTGATGTGCATTACGCAATAAAACCTGGTAGTTACCGTCTTTTCGGATATTAAAAGCACCATAAGCCTCCTCTCCATTGATGGTGAGTGGCAGATGTTCACCATCATCGAAAAGTAAATTGGCTTCGGTAATATTGGATTGGTTGAGTTGAAGGCGTATGTTGACCAAAGTGCCCGGTAACCCGACCACATCCCCAACATTATTATCGAGACGTTGACCACCAAGTCCAGAATAAGAGGGAGGATTGATCGAAACATTCAGGCTTCGGACAGCAGGACGTTCTAAAACTTCGATGGTGTACCATGCGCTCTCGATCCCATCGGACACCATGCGATATCGGGTAGTTTGGCGGATATTGGTCAGTTGATGCGTAAAACGGCCCTCTGCATTGGCCGAAAGTGGAATTTTATCTGTGTGCTCTTCGTCTTTCAACCCCATTTCTAAAGTAGCCTGAATGGGCATAACCGTACCATATGTACGCACATTCATGGGAAGAGAAGCCCCTTTCACCACCTTGGTATTACCCGGCTCCACCACAAACCGAAATAAAGCAGGTGGTTCGAAGGTTGTACCCGGCGCAAGAAGGCGTTCTGTTGCCGACAAAAATGATTGCGGTGCCAAGCCAATAAACAAGCCAAACGCCAACAAAGGTACCAACAGCCATTTACTGAAGTGCTTTGGTTGGCTAAAATTTTCCACCTGTTCAAACGGAACAACAGATACTTCGTTGCTCAATCGTTCAACGGCAGCATTTAAAAGCGGATTAGGGGCCTGAGAGTGGCGGCCTGCGGAGAGGTGGAGCAAATTGGTAAGGCGATCAGAAACCTCCGGAAATCGCTCGCCAATACGCTTTGCAACGACTTCTTCGCTTGGGCGCGACACCAATGGCCGAACCAAAAACCAGCCTATACCACCCAGTAGGGAGAGGCAAAACAGGAAAAACAACGCCGAACGGAGCCACGTAGGTAGCCATAACCAAGCTTCTAAACCCGTAAGCAATAGCCAAATACTCCCACCTACGACCACCAGAAAAAGTAGCCCGTAAAAAAAATTTGCCAAAGTTAATCGCCGAGCAGCAACCACCAAGCGCTCGTGAATCCGTTGAACCAGTGAAGCGGTTTGTTCGTGCATACACACTCCGTTACGTCGCTAGAAAAAGGAAATGCTTCTTATGTCGTAAGACGGCCCCATGGGCCATCTGGTAACGACCTGTATCAAAAAACGCGCCAATGGTATCACTTAATTTCCCATAAGCGCCATAATGCAAAGAAAAAACAACACCACCAACATTAAGGTGATCATCAAAAAATGTCTTTTCTGGAATTGCGCCCTAAACATGCCATCTTGGCTCTTAGGGAACCCAGAAATTTCATTGGTGGCCAATACCCAAATCTGTATAAACAAAGCTATCATTAGCGCAGGAAGCCCCAAAAGTCCCAACTTGAGAAACAGCAGAATGGCGGTAAAGCCGATTGCAAGCGAAAGCCAAAAAATCAGGGGCATAAGATAGGGATACAAACCCTCATGGCCCGAATCCTGTACATCCAATGGAGTAAATTCCATACCAACCATTATTTTCTTAATTGGGGTGTAATACAATATTGGCGTGGG
Above is a genomic segment from Bacteroidetes Order II. bacterium containing:
- a CDS encoding HAD family phosphatase, encoding MSMTQALIFDMDGTIVDNMAVHIEVWLSLLARHGVTQTAEDFHHTSSGKTNPEILRYYLGPHLSDTSVSALGEEKELLYRTVYKDRLSAITGLYEILGEARGKGLRLALATSAPPVNVSFVLNGLHLKDTFDAIVTAEDVLLGKPNPEAFLTASKRLKCDPVHCVVFEDAPVGIQAAQRAGMRCVVVATSPVSPSDAAAPHVLQVVQDFTMVDRRLLDL
- a CDS encoding type III pantothenate kinase, which gives rise to MSENLLTLDVGNTAVKVALFGPNTFEELFRLPTDLKRIKAEVFQKHAPLIPDVLEHLDVAYVSVVPAVDTALQSAIKKWTGKEALHLTTDLPSPLQMAYHTPRTLGADRLAGAIGGWMRYGSVGTGLLIIDAGTAVNYEVVSPDGCYLGGAIAPGVELMLRALARGTAQLPQVEPMWPDRAIGRSTQECLQAGVVFMLADAVAGLIRRVSWELSAPLCVVSTGGWGHLLRAELPEVHHHHPALVHEGIHAWLQHLKAG
- a CDS encoding DUF4097 family beta strand repeat protein; translated protein: MDARKRLLILALGFGLMGIGAYQINQQKSKHCQEKRRHCPRSIGFHSVHYSTSGNTDFPESAYQAMFSRTFDVQDGQKLQVDIPIGDVRIETTERNKAHIEFKMASHNSQKAKVFFDRLMFNAIQEGSLVRVFSQKDRHWSTWEDDPSGNANIRVVLRIPKSFHVHVRTGIGDISTQALVGEVRLSSDAGDISTESISGNTIEIQTEAGDISTGNLTGNVRIDTNAGDINLGIVKAFHRLDIHSAAGSIEADQLHANQISIRSEAGDIAVREVKGTTEIKTQAGNISIQHMFGKLEAISEAGDVDVRLHECSGASLDTETGDIEISVPKSFGAILDLEGSEVDISSEITAQQNDTGTIQTELNGGGPLIEARSGVGSVSLTAFAH